A window of Metabacillus sp. B2-18 contains these coding sequences:
- a CDS encoding family 4 glycosyl hydrolase: MTNLHSLKIAYIGGGSKSWARSLMNDLALESRISGTVSLYDLNYDAAVQNAKIGNQISQLEEAKSNWKYEAVSTMEEALSESDFVIISILPGSFEEMASDVHTPEKYGVYQSVGDTVGPGGFVRALRTIPMYVEIANSIKQHAKDAWVINYTNPMSLCTRTLYEVFPEIKAFGCCHEVFETQNLLAEVVKEFLNEEVAQRSDIKVNVLGINHFTWVNQASYQNIDLIPYYQQFAEKYAETGFEKEEGSWKNSVFSSCQRVKFDLFKKYGVIAAAGDRHLAEFMPPIYLKDPETVSSWKFHLTSVDFRKENLIKRISENEELAEGNQKFEIYSSGEEGVKIILALLGVEEVVTNVNYPNKGQIEGLPIGAIVETNALFRNNTVQPVFAGKLPLDIHNMVHRHVLNQESTLQAALTKDKQLALNTFVNEPLLTVSREEAEELFDEMLKNTKDYLPGWAI, from the coding sequence ATGACAAATCTACATTCACTTAAAATTGCTTATATCGGTGGAGGTTCAAAGAGCTGGGCACGAAGTTTGATGAATGATCTAGCATTAGAAAGTAGAATATCAGGCACTGTGAGTCTTTATGATCTAAATTATGATGCAGCTGTTCAAAACGCAAAAATAGGAAATCAAATTTCACAGCTTGAAGAAGCAAAGAGTAATTGGAAATATGAAGCTGTTTCGACCATGGAAGAAGCACTGTCTGAAAGTGATTTTGTTATTATATCAATTTTACCTGGTTCTTTTGAGGAGATGGCATCTGATGTTCATACCCCTGAAAAATATGGTGTTTATCAATCTGTTGGCGATACAGTCGGACCTGGTGGATTCGTCAGGGCACTTCGAACAATACCAATGTACGTTGAAATAGCAAATTCTATTAAGCAACATGCGAAAGATGCATGGGTAATTAATTATACGAACCCAATGTCACTTTGTACTCGTACACTTTACGAGGTGTTTCCTGAAATTAAAGCATTTGGTTGCTGTCATGAAGTATTTGAAACCCAAAATCTTTTAGCGGAGGTAGTAAAAGAATTTTTAAACGAAGAGGTAGCGCAGCGTTCAGACATTAAAGTAAATGTTCTTGGAATCAATCATTTTACATGGGTGAATCAAGCAAGCTATCAAAATATTGACTTAATACCATATTATCAGCAGTTTGCAGAAAAGTATGCTGAAACGGGCTTTGAAAAAGAAGAAGGAAGCTGGAAGAACAGTGTTTTTTCATCATGCCAGAGAGTGAAATTTGATTTGTTTAAAAAATATGGGGTTATAGCAGCTGCTGGTGATCGTCATTTAGCTGAATTTATGCCACCTATTTATTTAAAAGATCCAGAAACAGTTTCTTCCTGGAAGTTTCATCTAACATCCGTTGATTTTCGTAAGGAGAATTTAATAAAGAGAATCAGTGAGAATGAGGAGTTAGCTGAAGGGAATCAGAAGTTTGAGATATATTCTTCAGGAGAAGAAGGGGTTAAGATTATTTTAGCATTGTTAGGAGTAGAAGAAGTTGTCACGAACGTAAATTATCCTAATAAAGGCCAAATTGAAGGGTTACCTATAGGGGCGATTGTAGAAACAAATGCATTATTCCGCAATAACACAGTTCAACCTGTGTTTGCAGGGAAGCTTCCGCTAGATATTCACAATATGGTTCACCGTCATGTGTTAAATCAAGAGTCTACTTTGCAGGCTGCTTTGACAAAAGATAAACAGCTGGCATTGAATACATTTGTGAACGAGCCGTTGCTAACAGTTAGTCGCGAAGAAGCGGAGGAACTGTTTGATGAGATGCTAAAAAACACGAAGGATTATTTACCAGGGTGGGCTATTTAA
- a CDS encoding glycosyl hydrolase 115 family protein: MEQSMIEGTSFLFSKETCFEYDGPKLESIECFLNVLTRDKNKVFRAETGEEQTTILFKLNEKNHDNLNEEQFSIQFSDDLTQMSVISADELGIIYAILHISEAYLGVDKFWFWNDCEPSPKANVKIRAVPYLSEVAKVRFRGWFINDEVLISTWKYQQSNTYVWEMAFEALIRCKGNMVIPGTDIQNPLYKDIARKMGLWITHHHAEPLGAHMFSRVYPDKNPSYSENGDLFKELWKDAIIQQQNDKVIWNIGFRGQGDRPFWADDPTFDTDEKRGALISKIMSDQYELIAQYQKDPICCVNLYGEITELYKKGLLELPPGVIKIWADSGYGKMVSRRQGNHNPRIPSIPEQNDLGPHGIYYHVTFYDLQASNHLTMLPNTTAFVNSELGEVFDSQMCEFLIVNCGNIRPHIYFLDFVSRMWNKGRVDSGAFLDEFATRYYPAYSDEMSRNINDYFDAIIQYGLADDERAGEQFYHFTIRNLAHQWIISHGKQSGKNLWWATGEIDIKEQFEWFKQKVESKLSEWDTLTKNVNQLVKEADCIVQKRINDQFLIQVLIHKNGCFALYYFSRAFEMFQEKEYREAYLLLHQAIEEIKETMNIMQEPMNEKWVGFYDNDCLTNVMLTLYTLETVQRNIRMYGDGPSFYNWEKEYLTNPEEKKVMLLTNKTKQLMDEVLGSKLLERS; encoded by the coding sequence GTGGAACAGTCTATGATTGAAGGTACATCCTTTTTATTCAGTAAAGAAACTTGTTTTGAATATGATGGTCCAAAACTCGAAAGTATTGAGTGTTTTTTAAATGTGTTGACTCGAGATAAAAACAAAGTATTTCGAGCAGAAACTGGTGAGGAACAAACGACCATTTTATTCAAACTCAATGAAAAGAATCATGACAACCTAAACGAAGAGCAGTTCTCTATTCAGTTTTCTGATGACTTGACACAAATGAGCGTCATTTCTGCAGATGAATTAGGAATAATCTATGCTATCCTTCATATAAGTGAAGCATATCTTGGTGTTGATAAGTTTTGGTTTTGGAATGATTGTGAACCTTCACCAAAAGCAAACGTTAAGATAAGAGCTGTTCCGTATTTATCAGAAGTGGCAAAGGTTAGATTCAGGGGCTGGTTTATCAATGATGAAGTCCTTATTTCAACGTGGAAATATCAACAATCCAACACGTACGTATGGGAAATGGCTTTTGAGGCATTGATAAGATGCAAAGGAAATATGGTCATTCCCGGAACTGACATTCAAAATCCTCTCTATAAAGATATTGCCAGGAAGATGGGGCTTTGGATCACACATCACCATGCAGAGCCCCTAGGAGCTCATATGTTTTCTAGGGTATATCCTGATAAAAATCCTTCTTATAGTGAGAATGGTGATTTATTTAAGGAATTATGGAAGGATGCAATTATCCAGCAGCAAAATGATAAGGTCATCTGGAATATCGGCTTTAGAGGGCAGGGTGATCGTCCTTTCTGGGCTGATGATCCTACGTTTGATACAGACGAGAAGCGAGGAGCACTCATTTCTAAGATTATGAGCGATCAATACGAATTGATTGCTCAATATCAAAAGGATCCAATTTGCTGTGTGAATTTATACGGTGAGATAACAGAATTATACAAAAAAGGATTGCTAGAATTACCGCCGGGAGTGATAAAAATATGGGCTGACAGCGGATATGGGAAAATGGTGTCTAGAAGACAAGGAAATCATAATCCTAGAATCCCTTCTATTCCCGAACAGAATGATCTAGGTCCTCATGGCATTTACTATCATGTAACCTTTTATGATCTGCAAGCTTCAAACCATTTAACGATGCTACCTAACACTACAGCTTTTGTTAATAGTGAGTTAGGTGAGGTATTTGATTCTCAGATGTGTGAATTTTTAATTGTGAACTGTGGGAATATTAGACCTCATATCTATTTTCTCGATTTCGTTAGCCGCATGTGGAATAAAGGTAGAGTGGATAGTGGTGCATTTTTAGACGAATTTGCTACTAGATATTATCCTGCCTATAGTGATGAAATGAGTCGGAATATAAATGACTATTTCGATGCTATTATTCAGTACGGACTTGCTGATGATGAACGGGCTGGGGAGCAATTTTATCATTTTACAATTCGTAACCTTGCTCATCAATGGATTATTTCTCACGGAAAACAGAGTGGTAAAAATTTATGGTGGGCCACAGGAGAAATTGATATAAAAGAGCAATTTGAATGGTTTAAGCAAAAGGTAGAGTCAAAACTTTCTGAGTGGGACACGTTAACTAAAAATGTTAACCAACTAGTAAAAGAGGCAGATTGTATAGTACAAAAAAGAATCAATGATCAGTTCCTTATTCAAGTGCTTATTCATAAAAATGGCTGCTTTGCACTCTACTATTTTTCTAGAGCATTTGAAATGTTTCAAGAAAAAGAGTATCGAGAGGCTTATTTACTTCTTCATCAGGCGATAGAAGAAATAAAAGAAACAATGAACATCATGCAAGAGCCCATGAATGAGAAGTGGGTTGGATTTTACGATAATGATTGTTTAACAAATGTGATGTTAACTTTATATACGTTAGAAACAGTTCAAAGAAATATAAGGATGTATGGCGATGGACCATCATTTTACAACTGGGAAAAGGAATATCTAACAAATCCTGAGGAAAAAAAGGTTATGCTCCTAACGAATAAGACAAAGCAATTAATGGATGAAGTATTAGGTAGTAAGCTGTTAGAAAGATCATAA